In Mariluticola halotolerans, one DNA window encodes the following:
- a CDS encoding alpha/beta hydrolase produces the protein MPSVEAERALSELMAAKGRVKRPIADLRREWERRAEAEPLPEGLKTSAVTAGGVIAEWVIHPDCDSDAVFILLHGGGFCSGGPVTHRKFAAYLSKATNMKVLVPDYRLAPEHPFPAGVHDCLSVYGSLLHEGIPARRIVIGGDSAGGGMAASTLLALREAGAPMPACLVMIAPWLDLTNSGASYAGNADNDPTISLEWHNEIGPWYYDQADPANPIISPMFANLQGMPPVLLQVGDREVMVDDSKVFAEHAESAGVTVDLQIWPGMWHIWHHAAPDVPEALEAFEKIGTFVQDHLGS, from the coding sequence GTGCCAAGCGTTGAAGCGGAACGCGCTTTATCAGAATTGATGGCGGCCAAGGGACGGGTGAAGCGCCCGATTGCGGACCTGCGCCGCGAATGGGAGCGGCGGGCCGAGGCTGAGCCGTTGCCTGAGGGGCTGAAAACGTCTGCGGTGACGGCAGGCGGGGTAATTGCCGAATGGGTGATCCATCCCGATTGCGACAGTGATGCGGTTTTCATTCTGTTGCACGGGGGCGGTTTCTGCTCCGGCGGGCCGGTGACGCATCGCAAATTTGCCGCCTATCTGTCCAAAGCGACAAACATGAAAGTGCTGGTGCCCGACTATCGTTTGGCGCCGGAACACCCGTTTCCTGCGGGGGTGCACGATTGTCTTTCGGTTTATGGATCGCTGCTGCACGAGGGGATTCCGGCCCGGCGCATTGTTATTGGCGGCGATAGTGCCGGGGGTGGCATGGCAGCGTCCACCTTGCTGGCGTTACGTGAGGCTGGCGCACCGATGCCTGCCTGTCTGGTGATGATCGCGCCCTGGCTTGATCTGACCAATTCTGGTGCCAGCTATGCCGGGAATGCCGATAATGATCCCACGATCAGCCTTGAATGGCATAACGAGATTGGCCCCTGGTATTATGATCAGGCTGATCCGGCCAATCCGATTATTTCACCGATGTTTGCCAATTTGCAGGGCATGCCGCCGGTATTGCTGCAGGTGGGTGACCGTGAGGTGATGGTTGATGATTCCAAGGTGTTTGCGGAGCATGCGGAAAGTGCGGGCGTGACAGTGGATTTGCAGATATGGCCAGGTATGTGGCATATTTGGCATCACGCAGCGCCGGATGTACCCGAAGCGCTGGAGGCTTTTGAAAAGATCGGCACATTTGTGCAGGACCATTTGGGCAGCTAA
- a CDS encoding alpha/beta hydrolase, whose protein sequence is MASTDAERIKAELIADKNTPELGLEESRKEWLENAANDPVPEGTKVEPVELAGVSAEWVQHPDSPGKGVFLFIHGGGYRAGGCITHRNLAARLSGASGTRVLVPDYRLAPEHPFPAALEDVSAVYGALLRNMMSPSQISIGGDSAGGGLAATLLLALRDAKGPLPSSAVFLSPWTDLTLSGESYETRREFDPSITREGLQEAAAQYAGTADPAHPLLSPIKADLTDFPPMLVHVGDHEAMLDDSLVFAERAKQAGVETEIEVWPDMWHVWHQWAPDLPEAEEAIEKIGVFIKAHFS, encoded by the coding sequence ATGGCGAGCACAGATGCCGAGCGCATCAAGGCCGAGCTTATTGCGGATAAAAATACGCCTGAGCTTGGACTTGAGGAGAGCCGGAAGGAATGGTTGGAGAATGCTGCCAACGATCCTGTACCGGAAGGGACGAAAGTCGAGCCAGTTGAACTGGCGGGGGTGAGCGCCGAATGGGTGCAACATCCCGATAGTCCCGGCAAAGGGGTGTTTCTTTTTATTCATGGCGGTGGTTACAGGGCGGGGGGCTGCATTACCCATCGCAATCTGGCTGCCCGCCTTTCCGGTGCCAGTGGCACGCGGGTGCTGGTGCCCGATTATCGACTGGCGCCTGAACACCCGTTTCCTGCAGCGCTTGAAGATGTTTCAGCGGTTTATGGCGCGTTATTGCGCAATATGATGAGCCCATCCCAGATCAGTATTGGTGGCGATAGTGCCGGCGGCGGTTTGGCGGCGACGCTGTTGCTGGCCTTGCGGGATGCAAAGGGGCCGCTGCCGTCATCTGCGGTTTTTCTGTCCCCCTGGACCGATCTCACGCTGAGCGGTGAAAGCTATGAGACCCGGCGTGAATTTGATCCCTCGATTACGCGCGAAGGGTTGCAGGAGGCGGCGGCGCAATATGCAGGGACGGCTGATCCAGCGCACCCCTTGCTCTCGCCGATCAAGGCGGATTTGACCGATTTTCCGCCGATGCTGGTGCATGTCGGGGATCACGAAGCCATGCTGGATGATTCGCTGGTATTTGCCGAAAGAGCAAAGCAGGCGGGGGTTGAGACGGAAATCGAGGTGTGGCCGGATATGTGGCATGTGTGGCACCAATGGGCACCTGATTTGCCGGAAGCTGAGGAAGCCATTGAGAAAATTGGTGTTTTCATAAAAGCACACTTTAGCTAA
- a CDS encoding OmpA family protein, translating to MRLRSKIMTGTAIGLLAFAPLSASAQDAPAELIAAYQQYAATRMAYTQAQASGEASAEAEAAIAARQNLGNVCESLGAASISDCLEQYIAVDERIPGDLDPIEAAPPAEIAPEATPEPEPAPEMVEEPAPEPEVAPEEPAAAPAEMEEEPAPVAEPEPVAEPEPEMAPEQPVEEAAPAPAEKPAAEAAPKPETKQEKPVTAPAPETKKGDAAAEPADAAEPAEPIVDADVAPEEVAPLLDSAKEESEPAKADQPRKRKPEVKETPAEPAPQNDAEAQAFEAPVEVKSIEAEKGEAVAPKTEAQRSERRERDDRQDRGESGDRDRQSDRGDRDDRREQQRPDRAKVVQEDESGLRIVLQFGNQLIVQNQDSPRLNRDADERQVEKLRNGRTRETIERRNGSRLVTIYNRNGDILRRSRFTPDGREIVLAYIDEDREEDLLDWRDPAEDLPPLRLNIPAREYILDSQDVDEERLADFLDQPPVERVQRLYSVDEVKRSARIRDMVRRLEVGGLTFDSGKAAIDPTQINNISKVANAMLDLLDENPAETFLIEGHTDAVGSDISNLGLSDRRAETVAIVLSDIFGIPPENLATQGYGERYLKVRTESAERLNRRVTIRRITPLVAPIAQR from the coding sequence AATATGCGGCCACCCGGATGGCATACACTCAGGCACAAGCCAGTGGTGAGGCCAGTGCAGAAGCGGAAGCGGCAATCGCTGCCCGTCAGAACCTTGGCAATGTCTGCGAAAGCCTTGGTGCCGCGTCCATCAGCGATTGCCTTGAGCAATACATAGCTGTTGACGAGCGCATCCCCGGCGACCTCGACCCGATCGAGGCAGCGCCGCCAGCCGAAATAGCGCCTGAAGCAACCCCGGAGCCAGAACCAGCGCCTGAAATGGTCGAAGAACCCGCCCCGGAGCCTGAAGTTGCGCCCGAAGAGCCGGCCGCAGCACCGGCTGAAATGGAAGAAGAACCAGCACCGGTTGCTGAGCCGGAACCTGTGGCAGAGCCTGAGCCTGAAATGGCGCCGGAACAGCCCGTAGAAGAAGCGGCACCCGCGCCTGCGGAAAAGCCGGCAGCTGAAGCTGCACCAAAACCCGAAACGAAGCAGGAAAAGCCGGTAACAGCGCCTGCCCCCGAAACCAAGAAAGGCGACGCCGCAGCGGAACCCGCTGACGCGGCAGAGCCCGCCGAACCGATCGTCGATGCAGATGTCGCCCCTGAAGAAGTGGCCCCTCTCCTCGATAGCGCCAAGGAAGAAAGCGAACCCGCCAAGGCGGATCAACCCCGCAAGCGCAAGCCAGAGGTAAAAGAAACCCCGGCAGAACCGGCACCGCAAAATGATGCCGAAGCCCAGGCCTTTGAAGCGCCGGTTGAGGTAAAGTCGATCGAAGCTGAAAAAGGTGAAGCTGTCGCCCCGAAAACAGAGGCACAACGCAGCGAACGGCGTGAACGCGACGACCGTCAGGATCGTGGCGAGAGCGGCGATCGTGACCGTCAGAGCGACCGCGGCGACCGTGATGACCGTCGCGAGCAGCAACGGCCTGACCGGGCCAAGGTTGTGCAGGAAGACGAGAGCGGTCTGCGCATTGTGTTGCAGTTCGGCAATCAGCTGATCGTGCAGAACCAGGACAGCCCCCGCCTCAACCGCGATGCCGATGAGCGTCAGGTCGAAAAGCTGCGCAATGGCCGCACCCGCGAAACCATTGAACGTCGCAACGGTTCGCGCCTCGTCACCATCTACAACCGCAATGGCGATATCCTGCGCCGTTCGCGCTTCACACCGGATGGTCGCGAGATCGTACTGGCCTATATCGATGAAGACCGCGAAGAAGACCTGCTCGATTGGCGTGATCCCGCCGAGGACCTGCCCCCGCTGCGCCTCAACATCCCGGCGCGGGAATACATCCTCGACAGTCAGGATGTCGATGAAGAGCGTCTGGCAGATTTCCTCGACCAGCCGCCGGTTGAACGCGTACAGCGCCTCTACTCGGTCGACGAGGTCAAGCGGTCCGCCCGTATCCGCGACATGGTGCGCCGACTCGAGGTTGGTGGCCTGACCTTTGACAGTGGCAAGGCTGCAATTGATCCAACCCAGATCAATAATATCAGCAAGGTCGCCAATGCCATGCTGGACCTGCTCGACGAAAACCCGGCAGAAACCTTCCTGATCGAGGGACACACCGATGCCGTTGGTTCAGACATCTCCAATCTGGGATTGTCAGATCGCCGCGCCGAGACAGTGGCCATTGTCCTCAGCGACATTTTCGGCATTCCGCCGGAAAACCTTGCAACTCAGGGGTATGGCGAGCGCTACTTGAAAGTGCGCACCGAATCCGCTGAGCGGCTGAACCGCCGGGTCACCATCCGCCGCATCACGCCGCTGGTCGCCCCTATCGCCCAGCGCTAG